The nucleotide window attttagaattttttaattgaaaattaaagaTCCACCATACATAgtgatatttttaaaagagtTAGGAACAATATAgatcaaacacaaaaaataactAGAAATGGAATAACACTCAAAATAAAGGCACGGTAATGACTAATGAGAacttactataaaaaaaaaaaagatgactaAAGAGCATGGAAACCAAAAAGTGCATCAAACGATAGATGAAATGTGCTTCTTTCTTATTATTTGGTGTACGTTGACGGCCTCTTAATTGCATGCCGAAGAAGTGAATGTCAAGCCCGAAGATTGGAATTTGTCGTGGGTTATGTCATCAATTAACTTTGCCATATCCTCCGTCAAATAATTTTTCCAATCACCAATTTCTCCTTTACAGAAAAATACAGTATTACTAATTTCTTGAGTAGTTTCTGGTCGATGCATCCCACTCTTATTCACCTCTAAATTACTCAAACTTTCGAAGTCACAACGTGCCACAATTTCTTGAGGCACACCTAGATCTTGTTCCTCCTTAGAGAAGGGTTTGTCCATGAATTCGGCCAACTTTTTCACATAACCCAACGTGTCCTCCTTCAAATCTTCATACTTGAGGAAGAATACTCTGTCAGGTCTCTCAACACTTGCTTTCCAATATCCCAACACGTGATCCCAATAAGGCCCATATCCAGATTTTCCTTGGCAAAACATATTGAACATGGATTCTTCATCGAGTGTGACTAGGGGTGTTTTAGTAATTTTCGCTTGGATCTTTTGTATAAAATGCCACCAAGAAACAAATGTATCTTTAGGTTCTCTACATATGTAAATGATCTTGCAATTATGTGATACAGATTTGGGTAAGATGGTGTAAGGAAGATGTGTGGCTAATAATGACAACCCTACTGTATCTACAATTTTTGGATTGGAGAGAAAATCAACTTCCAAAAAGGGTATGCAATCATGGGGTACCTTAGTGAGTAAAGGGTTATTTGTAAAATCATCATCATGTCTAGTGATAATGGAAAAAGTTAAGGCTTTAAGCCAAGTAGTACCTGTTTTTGGAGCACTACATAGGAAAATATCAGAGGGTTGAGGATTGAAGCTTTGTTGCATACATAAAGCTGCTTCTAAATAGCTTGAATAGTACCAAAAGTCTTCATATTGATAGAAATCATAAAGAGGATGATGAGGCATTCGTTTGGGAAGAGTTGATATCAtctctttgtatttttttcgCATTTCATTGAAATTTTCTGATCCATAATTCCCACATAAGCGGCTAACTTTGGAAGAGGAACTCAGTTTTTGGAGACTGCCAAAATTATGATaatgatactccctccgtcccattttatatgtcattcatttctataaatagttaGTTCATAATACttgttatttcataaaattaatgcatACATTAgtttattgttccttttttacccttgtgagttattaaCATTGAAAACATACATTTGACCACTTAGAAAAGTTAAGTAAATTATTCATGTTCATTAGTTAAATTaatgaatcaaaataaattaattcatattcattaattgaaaacttgagtttcataaaaattaaataaaggtAGAAGgataaaattatatcatttcttaatgcaagtgtaaaataaaaatgtgacatataaaatgggacgggggagtaataaaaataggagactactttattttattttagagatctttattttattgattaagAGAGGAGAAATTTGTCAGTGTATTGCAAGTAAGTCCTTTACTCATTAATAAATGACTTTCAAGTCACATTAcagaaaaagttatttttttaatcaattctaaaataattagtactccctctgtccatttttatttgtcatgttgcgcttttcgaaagtcaatttgactaatttttaaagttaaattagattacgttaattcgatattttttttaaaaaaattagatattcaaaaactatacgaaaagtactataagttgcaattttttgcatatcaatatgatgaaaatatacattgtaaaatgttggtcaaaatTCTTactgtttgactctaaaaaaagaaaccatgacaattaattgtggacggagggagtattagcAACATATTTTATTCCTATGAAATTGATATGAGCGCATCATTCAATTTTGGTCAAATCATAGACGGTTGAGATTGTTTAATTGATTAGTTGGGTCAGActgataaagtaaaaattacttaaattacTAGCAGACATGCAAATATATTAGTCGTAATACATTGCTATTTAAGAAATTTGTACTTGAGTGAGGAGAGATGTATTCGAGAGAGGGGAGATAGAGATGTGTCCGAGCAGGGGCGTAGCTACATACTCTTTAGGGTGTTCGTTGAGAATTATAcaatatatacaagtaaaaataatatataaaatgattaaataacatattctgGACATCCTTAATATAACAAGGTATTATAGTTTAGTGGTTTAAAGTGCCTTGAAAGAGCCAAGTCTTTAAACGTTTGTGAGTTTAAGCGTCTCttttttcaaatgttttcccttttttaaaaatttctagtGCACCTttcatctttttcctctttttaaaatttttttcatgtatattacatactttttttcatgtatattacatactttttttcaatttttttatgtagattacgtagtttaatttttaaaatttttctagTGCACTCATTCATCCAAAAGAAACAATGTATTTGTGTATAATTTCTGAACACTCTTCGTGAAATTTCTGATTACGCCACTGTGTTTGAGAGATGATAGAgacttttgtaaaaaaaaattaaatggtaGATAATTTTAAAGGTTATGATAAAGTAAAATGCCTATTTAGTtaaattttccaaaacatttttcTTAGTCACTTCtttgttatataatttaatttataattcatcaatattttatatttttattaatctaAACACGAATagttattatatttaaaatgaaaaggaCAAAAATTAGAAAGAGAAAACAAGCACACACATGCCTGTGAATCCTTCCGATGTCAATTGACAGATGAAAGAGAATGGCGTGCGGGGTAATTTTGTTGTACTGTATGGGTGACCtgataattttactttttctagtTCATAATACTTCTTCCATTAGCTTTACttgtcaattatttttaaattaaatttttcacttttacatttttgcatctcttttttaaaactttttactacattttattttttaaaatttgctaTTTCAGTATTATAAATACGAGAGACGAACGAGAAAGGAGAGCGGTAAACtagaatattttaatattttgtttatgaattatgatttgcTCTTGCTCATTTTGTAAGATTATACATATTGAAGATGTTTTGATAGTATTTATAACTTGTgaaaatttcaataaatttaaattacaaattcaagaaaatcttAACTTCttatcaattttatttcatatcataatttcatataGCATGTCCAAACAtatatcataatttcatataGCATGTCCAAACCACTTGACCATTGATTCCTCATCGAGTGTAGCTATAGATACTTTACTACTTTTAGCTTCGATTTTTATACGTAACATGAAAaagtttattaaataaaaaataatgtattaatatacaaaactaatatatacattatatttgttaatatatgATACCAAACGACCCCATTTACGGAGATTATCAACTAGATATTTCAAACGCAATACTTCCTcggttttaatttatatgacatttttcgtttttcaagagtcaaagagtttaagtttgatcggtAATTTGCAGGTGGAatctttagtttttttaaaaaaaataatttatatatctggaaactacgtaaaaaaaagtattataaatcataataattgataattttaaatGGTTAAAAGATCTTTAAAAAACTTAACGGttaaaaataaacttgtataaacatcgaaatttgaaaaataacatattttataaaataggaCAGAGGagtacaattttaaaataattgaatagcGCGTATGGACAAAGTTGTCAGCTGTCAGCCCCCACTCATCAAGGAAAAAGGTCTCAGTACTGTTTTTTAATAGTCACGATTTTATTGCCTCTCGGAAGAAGAGTTGCAATGGGGGGCTATGCCTAACCCTTTGTTACAAGTGGCCCacaacttaaaagttaaaatatataaagGGGGAGTCAATTCCTTAAATGATCACCCAAGTTTAGGAAATTGCCTcgaaatatcatttatgtttcatttagtatcaaaatatcactcaactatcactattttcctccaaatatacttgacacTCCAAAAGTCTCACTCTCTCCTAGTTGGCATGACATgtcattaaagtttttttttaataatatactaatttaattcattaaacccatttaactaaaataatgatcatattttttttaaagatttattagtttattaagaataaatttttatacttaataatcatttatcataattaattttttttatttttttatgtgatgatgaatagttttttaaaaattatcataatgtcatcaattttgaataattataaacacatatattcaaaaaaaaattgatatataaaTCACTTACGAATGTCAACTTACATcaattaatcatatattatataatggATCAATAATATTAAGGATCAATTAactactaaaaaataattaattgggtgctttgaaattcatatatacttgcaatatcttttttttttgaaaagaaaatagaaagtgaataatatttatattagaaaataaattttgatctttatttatcagtacattaatctcatataatatgcatattattgaattaaaatagtcaattcaattaattattacttgTATTTCATAAATTTGGGATGAGATAAGGATATATAT belongs to Solanum stenotomum isolate F172 chromosome 1, ASM1918654v1, whole genome shotgun sequence and includes:
- the LOC125863253 gene encoding flavonol 3-sulfotransferase-like translates to MRKKYKEMISTLPKRMPHHPLYDFYQYEDFWYYSSYLEAALCMQQSFNPQPSDIFLCSAPKTDLKEDTLGYVKKLAEFMDKPFSKEEQDLGVPQEIVARCDFESLSNLEVNKSGMHRPETTQEISNTVFFCKGEIGDWKNYLTEDMAKLIDDITHDKFQSSGLTFTSSACN